From the Streptomyces syringium genome, one window contains:
- a CDS encoding AMP-binding protein codes for MPASLRAAQGRDRFAPEVSAVAPLARTVLRALLEAPEGVCLRYPEGRRGFAALTNGDAAALSLSTAAALARAGIRPGHRVAVLTRDPVELGICVLTLTGMGAVPVLVDGSLPLPTMGRCLAAAAPDALLAEPLAHLAGLVLGWGGGSVRRRVVAGPVLWPGRTLGRLRRAVSPWRALPGSRDDAPAMVLFTSGATGPPKGVVYRHGAFRAQLRMLPWALDLAGETVVAAFVPAAVLGPLTGATTVVPRLDLTRPSRVRPRALVHAVNDTGAGVLMGSPAILDRLARHCLRTLTPLPTLRHVVTFGASLPYAALDRLRVCLSAAATVHSVYGATEALPVSSIDHRELLALRSATARGQGVCLGRPVPGVTVRVLPLDAAPFERLTGAPPPGTVGELAVTGPNVSSAYLDPAATLTAKLYGADGVVVHRMGDVGRLDEEGRIWFYGRLAHRVRTREGDVFTEQVEPALDAVPGVRRTALVGVGPATARRPVVVVETEPGTPRSARATVRRGIQEALEGLERPVTGAVPVLFHRSLPVDHRHGAKIDRARLASWAAGRLTTSARG; via the coding sequence GTGCCGGCTTCGCTGCGGGCCGCTCAGGGCCGTGACCGCTTCGCACCGGAGGTGTCCGCCGTGGCCCCGCTGGCCCGTACCGTCCTGCGAGCCCTGCTGGAGGCGCCCGAGGGCGTCTGCCTGCGTTACCCGGAGGGCCGGCGGGGTTTCGCGGCGCTCACCAACGGCGACGCCGCCGCGCTGAGCCTGTCGACCGCGGCGGCCCTGGCCCGCGCCGGGATCCGTCCCGGGCACCGCGTGGCCGTGCTGACCCGTGACCCGGTGGAGCTGGGCATCTGTGTGCTGACGTTGACCGGCATGGGCGCCGTCCCGGTCCTCGTCGACGGGTCCCTGCCGCTGCCCACGATGGGCCGGTGTCTGGCGGCCGCGGCGCCGGACGCCCTGCTGGCCGAGCCGCTGGCCCACCTCGCCGGTCTCGTGCTGGGCTGGGGCGGGGGCAGCGTCCGCCGCCGGGTGGTGGCCGGACCGGTGCTCTGGCCGGGCCGGACCCTGGGACGGCTGCGGCGTGCCGTCTCTCCTTGGCGGGCCCTGCCCGGCTCCCGGGACGACGCCCCCGCGATGGTTTTGTTCACCTCGGGCGCGACGGGGCCGCCCAAGGGGGTCGTCTACCGGCACGGCGCCTTCCGGGCGCAACTGCGGATGCTTCCGTGGGCGTTGGACCTGGCCGGGGAGACGGTGGTGGCCGCGTTCGTGCCGGCCGCGGTGCTCGGGCCGCTGACCGGTGCCACCACGGTGGTCCCCCGCCTCGATCTGACCCGGCCCAGCCGGGTCCGCCCGCGCGCCCTGGTGCACGCCGTGAACGACACCGGGGCCGGTGTGCTCATGGGGTCGCCCGCGATCCTGGACCGGCTGGCCCGTCACTGCCTCCGCACGCTCACTCCCCTGCCGACCCTCCGCCACGTCGTGACCTTCGGCGCCTCCCTGCCCTACGCGGCCCTCGACCGCCTGCGGGTGTGCCTGTCCGCCGCCGCGACCGTGCACAGCGTCTACGGCGCCACCGAGGCCCTGCCGGTCAGCAGCATCGACCACCGGGAACTGCTCGCGCTGCGCTCCGCCACCGCCCGGGGGCAGGGCGTGTGCCTGGGGCGTCCCGTGCCGGGCGTCACCGTTCGCGTCCTGCCCCTGGACGCGGCGCCCTTCGAGCGGCTCACCGGTGCGCCGCCCCCCGGCACCGTCGGAGAACTGGCCGTCACCGGCCCCAACGTCAGCTCCGCCTACCTGGATCCGGCGGCCACTTTGACGGCGAAGCTGTACGGAGCGGACGGCGTCGTCGTGCACCGCATGGGTGACGTCGGCCGGCTGGACGAGGAGGGGCGCATCTGGTTCTACGGGCGCCTCGCCCACCGGGTGCGCACCAGGGAGGGTGATGTGTTCACCGAGCAGGTCGAGCCCGCCCTCGACGCGGTGCCCGGTGTGCGGCGCACCGCGCTGGTCGGCGTCGGGCCGGCCACCGCGCGACGCCCGGTGGTCGTCGTGGAGACGGAGCCTGGGACGCCGCGCTCGGCCCGCGCGACGGTGCGCCGTGGAATCCAGGAGGCCCTGGAAGGCCTGGAGCGGCCGGTGACCGGTGCGGTGCCCGTGCTGTTCCATCGCTCGCTGCCGGTGGACCACCGCCACGGTGCGAAGATCGACCGGGCGCGGCTGGCCTCCTGGGCCGCCGGTCGGCTCACCACGTCGGCCCGCGGCTGA
- a CDS encoding alpha/beta fold hydrolase — protein sequence MRTATDRPHWPEYPFTSRWFEHAEARQHYLDEGSGPPVLMVHGNPAWSYVWRHLVTGLSDAYRCVVPDLLGMGLSGRPSTPLPRLLAGYQIAALDDLVRHLVDEHRAPDRGWTVVAHDWGGPIALAWACLNAEKVDRVVVLNTAVFRFPEQGLPPWWFRLLRLRAVSALAAHHTPAWAYGAARLGVTGPMPAEVRRAFTAPYRHRRDRAALARFIQDVPVTRADPGWSLLAVVERMLPALEQVPILVGWGMRDPVLRPPLADAWQRRFPHARVLRYPEAGHYVLEDARAELVPAIREFLATTPSDAETTSG from the coding sequence GTGCGCACAGCGACGGACCGCCCCCACTGGCCCGAATACCCCTTCACATCACGGTGGTTCGAGCACGCCGAAGCCCGTCAGCACTATCTGGACGAGGGCAGCGGGCCGCCGGTGCTGATGGTGCACGGCAACCCGGCCTGGAGCTATGTCTGGCGTCATCTGGTGACGGGCCTGAGTGACGCCTACCGGTGCGTCGTCCCCGACCTGCTCGGCATGGGCCTGTCCGGGCGCCCTTCCACCCCCCTGCCCCGCCTGCTCGCCGGGTATCAGATCGCCGCACTCGACGACCTGGTCCGCCACCTGGTGGACGAGCACCGGGCACCGGACCGCGGGTGGACGGTGGTGGCCCACGACTGGGGCGGACCCATCGCGCTGGCCTGGGCCTGCCTGAACGCGGAGAAGGTGGACCGGGTCGTCGTGCTGAACACCGCCGTGTTCCGCTTCCCCGAGCAGGGCCTTCCGCCGTGGTGGTTCCGGCTGCTGCGGCTGCGCGCCGTCAGCGCCCTGGCGGCGCACCACACCCCGGCCTGGGCCTACGGGGCCGCCCGGCTGGGGGTCACCGGCCCGATGCCCGCCGAGGTCCGCCGCGCCTTCACCGCGCCGTACCGCCACCGCCGCGACCGTGCCGCCCTGGCCCGCTTCATCCAGGACGTCCCCGTCACCCGCGCCGATCCCGGCTGGTCCCTGCTGGCCGTCGTGGAGCGGATGCTGCCCGCACTGGAACAGGTACCGATCCTGGTCGGCTGGGGCATGCGCGACCCCGTCCTGCGACCGCCGCTCGCCGACGCGTGGCAACGCCGCTTCCCGCACGCCCGGGTGCTCCGCTACCCGGAGGCCGGCCACTACGTGCTGGAGGACGCGCGCGCCGAACTCGTCCCGGCGATCCGGGAATTCCTCGCCACGACGCCCTCGGACGCGGAGACGACCTCGGGATGA
- a CDS encoding NAD-dependent epimerase/dehydratase family protein — translation MSTQEGPSRVLVTGGSGFLGAEICRMLVARGTETHSFSRRPSADLARLGVRQHQGDLADPAAVSRAVAGCDAVIHCAALAGVSGPLRPYWTTNVHGTRTVLGQCRAHAVRTLVHTSTASVAFHPGGLENADETVPYPDRHLAAYPRSKARAEQLVLAANGPAPATCSLRPHIIWGPGDPHFAPALARAVHAGRLLVPGDGTNLIDTTHLRTAAHAHLLALDRLHRRQPVDGRAYFITQGDPRPLRVFATRLLAATGIHAAWRSLPARPAYAAAAARDAAARLTGSGGTRQPSRFLVAELLHPHWFDLTAARRDLGFVPLVGFTEGMEELARRRRSPS, via the coding sequence ATGAGTACACAGGAAGGGCCGTCGAGGGTCCTGGTCACCGGTGGCAGCGGCTTCCTCGGCGCCGAGATCTGCCGCATGCTCGTCGCGCGCGGCACCGAGACCCACTCCTTCAGCCGCCGCCCGAGCGCCGACCTGGCCCGGCTCGGTGTCCGCCAGCACCAGGGCGACCTCGCCGACCCGGCCGCCGTCTCCCGGGCCGTCGCCGGCTGTGACGCCGTCATCCACTGCGCCGCCCTCGCGGGAGTCAGCGGCCCGCTGCGCCCCTACTGGACGACCAACGTCCACGGCACCCGCACCGTCCTCGGACAGTGCCGCGCCCACGCCGTGCGCACCCTCGTCCACACCTCGACCGCCAGCGTCGCCTTCCACCCGGGCGGCCTGGAGAACGCCGACGAAACCGTCCCCTACCCCGACCGGCACCTGGCGGCCTATCCCCGGTCCAAGGCCCGCGCCGAACAACTCGTCCTCGCCGCCAACGGACCCGCCCCGGCCACCTGCTCCCTGCGCCCGCACATCATCTGGGGTCCGGGCGATCCCCATTTCGCCCCCGCCCTGGCGCGCGCGGTCCACGCCGGGCGTCTCCTCGTGCCCGGAGACGGCACCAACCTCATCGACACCACCCACCTGCGTACCGCCGCCCACGCCCACCTCCTCGCCCTCGACCGCCTCCACCGACGGCAGCCCGTCGACGGCCGCGCCTACTTCATCACCCAGGGCGACCCCCGCCCGCTACGGGTCTTCGCCACCCGCCTCCTCGCGGCCACCGGAATCCACGCGGCATGGCGCTCCCTGCCCGCCCGCCCGGCCTACGCCGCGGCGGCGGCCCGCGACGCGGCCGCCCGCCTCACGGGCAGCGGCGGCACCCGGCAACCGAGCCGCTTCCTGGTGGCCGAACTGCTCCATCCGCACTGGTTCGACCTCACGGCCGCCCGGCGGGACCTGGGCTTCGTACCGCTGGTCGGCTTCACCGAGGGAATGGAGGAGTTGGCGAGGAGGCGTCGCTCGCCCTCATGA
- a CDS encoding catalase has protein sequence MADPKQEQRDAFRAEDPASGPLTTDQGVVVDHTDDSLQAGERGPTLMEDFHFREKITRFDHERIPERVVHARGAGAYGYFEPYASCAEFTRAAFLQDPSVRTPVFVRFSTVQGPRGSADTVRDVRGFATKFYTTEGNYDLVGNNFPVFFIQDGIKFPDFVHAVKPEPHNEIPTGASAHDTLWDFVSLQPETLHTIMWLMSDRAIPRSYRTMQGFGVHTFRFVDAAGKGTFVKFHWRPLLGVHSLVWDEAQETQGRDPDFNRRDLWDCIEAGNYPEYELGVQLVPEEDEHSFDFDLLDATKIIPEERVPVRPIGKMVLNRNPDNFFAETEQIAFHTANVVPGIDFTNDPLLQARNFSYLDTQLLRLGGPNFSQIPVNRPVAPVRTNQRDGFHQNQIHRGTSYSPNSLGGGCPALADPDSPAFRHLTERVDGQKIRRRSPSFDDHYTQPAMFWHSMSAWEQKHIVDAFRFELGKVGARAVRERTVEQLARVDHELAVAVAQGVGVAEPRRQETPRPTPSPALSLENNKGDGSISTRQVAVLVSDGVDAGHARAVRDALTEGGAIVEFIAPRDGEVRAADGALAVDRALPTVASVLYDAVVLPGNGLGAGDPVSDDLARRFVRGAYRHGKPIGALGASVAELAALLPDSVRTAGADGAPAVDQGVVTADAVSDDFLRAVAESIGAHRHWERTPLSG, from the coding sequence ATGGCCGATCCGAAGCAGGAGCAGCGGGACGCCTTTCGCGCGGAGGACCCGGCGTCGGGGCCCTTGACCACCGATCAAGGCGTGGTCGTCGATCACACCGACGATTCGCTCCAGGCCGGGGAGCGCGGCCCGACGCTCATGGAGGATTTCCACTTCCGGGAGAAGATCACCCGCTTCGACCACGAGCGCATCCCGGAGCGGGTGGTGCACGCCCGCGGTGCGGGGGCGTACGGCTATTTCGAGCCGTACGCGTCGTGCGCGGAGTTCACCCGGGCGGCGTTTCTGCAGGATCCCTCCGTGCGGACCCCCGTGTTCGTGCGGTTCTCCACCGTCCAGGGGCCGCGCGGGTCCGCCGACACCGTGCGTGACGTGCGCGGCTTCGCGACGAAGTTCTATACGACCGAGGGCAACTACGACCTGGTCGGGAACAACTTTCCCGTCTTCTTCATCCAGGACGGCATCAAGTTCCCCGACTTCGTGCACGCGGTGAAGCCCGAGCCGCACAACGAGATTCCCACCGGTGCCTCCGCCCACGACACCCTCTGGGACTTCGTGTCCCTCCAGCCCGAGACGCTGCACACCATCATGTGGCTGATGTCGGACCGGGCGATCCCCCGCAGCTACCGGACGATGCAGGGGTTCGGGGTGCACACCTTCCGGTTCGTCGACGCCGCGGGCAAGGGCACCTTTGTGAAGTTCCATTGGAGGCCCCTGCTCGGGGTGCATTCCCTGGTGTGGGACGAGGCGCAGGAGACACAGGGCCGGGACCCGGACTTCAACCGGCGGGATCTGTGGGACTGCATCGAGGCCGGCAACTATCCGGAGTACGAGCTGGGGGTACAGCTGGTGCCGGAGGAGGACGAGCATTCCTTCGACTTCGACCTGCTGGACGCCACGAAGATCATTCCGGAGGAGCGGGTGCCGGTCCGGCCCATCGGCAAGATGGTCCTCAACCGCAACCCCGACAATTTCTTCGCCGAGACCGAGCAGATCGCCTTCCACACGGCGAATGTCGTGCCGGGCATCGACTTCACCAACGACCCGCTGCTCCAGGCCCGGAACTTCTCCTACCTGGACACCCAGCTCCTGCGCCTCGGCGGCCCGAACTTCTCCCAGATCCCGGTCAACCGGCCCGTCGCGCCGGTGCGCACCAATCAGCGCGACGGCTTCCACCAGAACCAGATCCACCGGGGCACCAGCTACAGCCCCAACTCGCTGGGCGGCGGCTGCCCGGCGCTCGCCGATCCGGACTCCCCCGCCTTCCGGCACCTGACCGAACGCGTCGACGGCCAGAAGATCCGTCGGCGCAGTCCCAGCTTCGACGACCACTACACCCAGCCGGCGATGTTCTGGCACAGCATGTCCGCCTGGGAGCAGAAGCACATCGTCGACGCGTTCCGCTTCGAGTTGGGCAAGGTCGGGGCGCGAGCCGTGCGCGAGCGCACCGTCGAGCAGCTCGCGCGGGTGGACCACGAGCTCGCGGTGGCGGTCGCCCAGGGTGTCGGTGTCGCCGAGCCACGGCGGCAGGAGACCCCGCGGCCCACCCCGTCGCCGGCGCTGAGCCTGGAGAACAACAAGGGCGACGGTTCGATCAGCACCCGGCAGGTCGCGGTGCTGGTCTCCGACGGTGTGGACGCCGGACACGCACGGGCGGTGCGGGACGCGCTGACCGAAGGTGGTGCGATCGTGGAGTTCATCGCGCCGCGCGACGGTGAGGTGCGGGCCGCCGACGGTGCCCTCGCGGTGGACCGGGCGCTGCCGACGGTCGCCTCGGTGCTCTACGACGCCGTGGTGCTGCCCGGAAACGGCCTGGGTGCGGGCGACCCCGTCTCCGACGACCTCGCGCGGCGGTTCGTACGCGGCGCCTACCGGCACGGCAAACCGATCGGCGCGCTCGGCGCGTCCGTGGCGGAGCTGGCCGCGCTGCTGCCCGACAGCGTCCGCACGGCCGGTGCCGACGGCGCCCCGGCCGTCGATCAGGGGGTGGTCACCGCCGATGCCGTGAGCGACGACTTCCTGCGGGCCGTCGCCGAGTCCATCGGCGCGCACCGGCACTGGGAACGGACACCGTTGAGCGGCTGA
- a CDS encoding cation:proton antiporter regulatory subunit, translating to MSSTPLPGIGVRYDLTTREHRRLSVVAQRDGGRTLHAYRKDDPDECALSVRLTAGESEALIDALMPSHHSPSLLSTTDLGLVAERIELSSTSYWNGRVLGETHVRTETGASIVAVLRRAGAIPSPTPDFRLAGGDILIVIGTREGVEAAAAILGRE from the coding sequence ATGAGCAGTACGCCGCTGCCCGGGATCGGGGTCCGTTACGACCTCACTACGCGCGAGCACCGCCGTCTGTCGGTGGTCGCGCAGCGCGACGGCGGACGGACCCTCCACGCCTACCGCAAGGACGACCCGGATGAGTGCGCGCTGTCGGTGAGGCTGACCGCCGGTGAATCCGAAGCGCTGATCGACGCGCTGATGCCCTCGCACCACAGCCCGAGCCTCCTGTCCACCACAGACCTCGGCCTGGTCGCCGAGCGCATCGAGTTGTCGTCCACCTCCTACTGGAACGGGCGGGTGCTGGGCGAGACCCACGTGCGGACGGAGACCGGCGCGTCGATCGTGGCCGTTCTGCGGCGGGCCGGCGCGATTCCCTCTCCGACACCGGACTTCCGGCTGGCCGGGGGCGACATCCTCATCGTGATCGGCACCCGCGAGGGTGTGGAGGCGGCCGCCGCGATACTCGGACGGGAGTGA
- a CDS encoding cation:proton antiporter yields MHSSAVFLIEFGAIILGLGLLGRLAGRFRFSPIPLYLLAGLAFGEGGLLPLGSSEEFVAIGAEIGVILLLLMLGLEYTASDLVSNLKTQYPAGLVDAALNALPGAAMALLLGWGPVAAVVLAGVTWISSSGVIAKVMGDLGRLGNRETPVILSILVLEDLAMAVYLPIVTALLAGVGLAAGSLTLAIALGVAGLVLFLALRYGRVISRFVSSDDPEKLLLVVLGLTLLVAGIAQQLQVSAAVGAFLVGIALSGEVAEGAHHLLSPLRDLFAAVFFVFFGLHTDPATIPPVILPALALAVITAGTKIATGYWAAKRAGISAKGRWRAGGTLVARGEFSIVIAGLAVTAGIEPSLGPLATAYVLILVIVGPLTARYTEPIAVRFTTGRRKAAGRSRTVSVPAPKEESLEPVDDGTAGRA; encoded by the coding sequence GTGCACTCGTCCGCTGTCTTCCTGATCGAGTTCGGCGCGATCATCCTCGGCCTCGGGCTGCTGGGCCGGCTCGCCGGACGGTTCCGTTTCTCGCCCATCCCGCTGTACCTGCTGGCCGGTCTCGCCTTCGGCGAGGGCGGTCTGCTGCCGCTGGGTTCCAGCGAGGAGTTCGTCGCGATCGGCGCCGAGATCGGCGTGATCCTGCTCCTGCTGATGCTCGGCCTGGAGTACACCGCCAGCGATCTGGTCTCCAACCTCAAGACCCAGTATCCGGCCGGGTTGGTCGATGCGGCTCTGAACGCCCTTCCCGGTGCGGCGATGGCCCTGCTGCTCGGCTGGGGACCCGTAGCAGCGGTGGTGCTGGCCGGTGTGACCTGGATATCCTCGTCCGGTGTCATCGCCAAAGTGATGGGTGACCTCGGACGGCTCGGCAACCGCGAGACCCCGGTCATCCTGAGCATCCTGGTCCTCGAAGACCTGGCCATGGCGGTCTATCTCCCCATCGTCACCGCGCTGCTGGCCGGCGTCGGCCTGGCCGCGGGCAGCCTCACGCTCGCCATCGCGCTGGGAGTCGCGGGGCTCGTGCTGTTCCTCGCCCTGCGCTACGGACGCGTCATCTCCCGGTTCGTCTCCAGTGACGACCCCGAGAAGCTGCTCCTTGTGGTGCTGGGCCTGACGCTGCTGGTCGCCGGAATCGCCCAGCAGCTCCAGGTCTCCGCCGCCGTGGGCGCGTTCCTGGTCGGCATCGCCCTGTCCGGCGAGGTCGCCGAGGGCGCACACCATCTGCTCAGCCCGCTGCGGGACCTGTTCGCGGCGGTGTTCTTCGTCTTCTTCGGCCTGCACACCGACCCGGCGACCATCCCGCCGGTCATCCTGCCCGCCCTGGCACTGGCCGTGATCACGGCCGGCACGAAGATCGCCACCGGTTACTGGGCGGCGAAGCGAGCGGGGATATCGGCCAAGGGACGATGGCGGGCCGGCGGAACGCTGGTGGCGCGCGGCGAGTTCTCCATCGTCATCGCCGGGCTCGCCGTCACCGCCGGCATCGAACCCTCGCTCGGCCCGCTCGCCACCGCCTACGTGCTGATCCTCGTGATCGTCGGCCCGCTGACCGCCCGGTACACCGAGCCGATCGCCGTGCGCTTCACGACAGGCCGAAGAAAGGCCGCGGGCCGGTCGCGGACGGTGTCGGTGCCCGCGCCGAAGGAAGAGTCGCTGGAGCCGGTGGACGACGGCACGGCCGGGCGGGCATGA
- a CDS encoding hemopexin repeat-containing protein, protein MIQAATNRNNDTVYFFRGDQYVAYNNPDSKITSGPSRIADAWPGLEDTQFASDLDAGATQSPAGRAPVAYLFRGDQYLRYDLVNDRVVSGPHALADWPGLKKAGFDRDLDAAVWGAHKTPPFGREVYRFHFFKGDQYIEFDDDNNQLLRGPMSIADAWPGLKKAGFDRDLDSVFTTSSWSLRERSRQYLYFTRGDQYLRYDYYGKQVLEGPETITEGLPGLKGTEFATAESLPSHPTVVAHADCTFTFSNPGEGEPEPYGKIWLKTKSGNGFRLWTQANASVPTVTTASLSVDLPFSAADITEVCATVDESDFGNGDDYLARGSKPFTGNGTYTLTADDGSVTVSLTIT, encoded by the coding sequence ATGATCCAGGCTGCCACGAACCGGAACAACGACACGGTCTATTTCTTCCGCGGCGATCAGTACGTCGCCTACAACAACCCCGACAGCAAGATAACCAGCGGCCCCAGCAGGATCGCCGACGCCTGGCCGGGACTGGAGGACACCCAGTTCGCCTCCGACCTCGACGCGGGAGCCACCCAGAGCCCTGCCGGCCGGGCCCCCGTCGCCTACCTCTTCCGGGGCGATCAGTATCTGCGCTACGACCTGGTCAACGACCGCGTCGTCTCCGGCCCCCACGCTCTCGCCGACTGGCCGGGCCTGAAGAAGGCCGGCTTCGACCGCGACCTGGACGCAGCCGTATGGGGTGCGCACAAGACACCGCCGTTCGGCAGGGAGGTCTACCGGTTCCACTTCTTCAAGGGGGACCAGTACATCGAGTTCGACGACGACAACAACCAGCTGCTGCGCGGCCCGATGAGCATCGCGGACGCCTGGCCGGGGCTGAAGAAGGCCGGCTTCGACCGCGACCTGGACTCCGTGTTCACCACCTCGTCCTGGAGCCTGCGGGAACGCTCCCGTCAGTACCTGTACTTCACCCGGGGAGATCAGTACCTCCGGTACGACTACTACGGCAAGCAAGTACTCGAAGGCCCCGAGACCATCACGGAAGGCCTGCCGGGCCTGAAGGGCACCGAGTTCGCCACGGCGGAGTCCCTCCCCTCGCACCCCACCGTGGTCGCACACGCCGACTGCACGTTCACGTTCTCCAACCCCGGCGAGGGCGAGCCCGAGCCGTACGGCAAGATCTGGCTCAAGACCAAGAGCGGAAACGGCTTCCGGCTGTGGACCCAGGCCAACGCGAGCGTCCCCACCGTGACCACCGCATCCCTCTCCGTCGACCTGCCCTTCAGCGCCGCCGACATCACCGAAGTCTGTGCCACCGTCGACGAGTCCGACTTCGGCAACGGCGACGACTACCTGGCCCGCGGCAGCAAGCCCTTCACCGGCAACGGCACCTATACCCTCACCGCGGACGACGGCAGCGTCACCGTGAGCCTGACCATCACCTGA